GGCGTCCAGGGGCAGGTCCAGCACCTTCTCGACGCCCTTCGCGCCGAGAATCGCCGGGACGCCCACGAAGTAGCCCTTGCCCTTGTCGCCCACGCGGTACTCGCGCTCGCAGTACGCCGCGACCGGCAGGATGCGCTTCTTGTCCTTCAGGATCGCCTCGACCATCTGGATCGTGCCGCTGGCCGGCGCGTAGTACGCGCTGGTGCCCATCAGCTTCACGACCTCGCCGCCGCCGACCTTGGCGCGCTCCACGCACGCGTTGATCTTCTCCTCCGACAGCAGCATCTGGATGGGGATGCCGTGCACGCTCGTGAAGCGGGGCAGGGGCACCATGTCGTCGCCGTGCCCGCCCAGGAGCAGGGCGCTGATGTCCTCGATCGAGCAGCCCAGCTCCATCGCGAGGAACGCGCGGTAGCGCGCCACGTCGAGCGCGCCGGCCTGGCCCATGATGCGGTGCGTCGGGAAGCCCGTCACCTTCCACGCCGTGTACACCATCGCGTCGAGCGGGTTCGCCACCACGATCACGATTGAGTCGGGCGCGAACTCCCGGATGTTCTCGCTCACGCTCTTGACGATCTTGACATTGGTGTTGATCAGGTCGTCGCGGCTCATCCCCGGCTTGCGCGGCAGGCCGGCGGTGATCACCACGATGTCCGAGTTCGCGATGTCCTTGTAGTCGCTCGTGCCGGTGATCTTCGAGTCGAACCGCTCGATCGGCCCGCAGCACGCCAGGTCCAGCGCCTTGCCCTTGGCCACGCCCTCCTTGTCGGGGATGTCCAGCAGGACGATGTCGCCCAGCTCCTTGGCCGCCGCCCAGTGGGCGCAGGTCGCGCCGACGTTGCCGGCGCCGATGATGCTGATCTTGGGACGACGGATCGCGGACTGGGCCATGGGGAGCGGGTCCTCTCTCGGGGTCAAACCGGGGGCGAAGCGTGCGAATCCCCCGCCAAACGCGCGGAATCGAGGCGGGGGCGGATGGTAGGACCGGCCCGCCCGGGTGTCCGGTTCCGGCCGCTCCCTCCCATCCGAACCATCAGCCCGCGTCCGAGGCCCACGCCATCGCCTCGTCCCGGCGCCCGTCCTCGAAGGCCCGGATCTCGATGTTGGGGATGACCTTGTCGGCGAACTCGACCAGCGTTCGCATCCACTCCTTGTCCGTCACGACCGCCGCCCGCGCGAAGCGGTTCCACTCGCCCAGCTTGCTCAGCCCGTACCGCACCCGCTTGGCGATCGCGTCGGCGGTCATGTCGGAGAACCCGATCATGTCCACATACATCCCGATCCGCGGGTGGCCTCGCAGCGCGCCCTCCACGCGGTCGATGATCTGTTGATACTCGTCCGCCGTCAGCGTGCCCGTGACTCGGAACGCCGCGACATGGCCCGGGGATGTCAGCACCTCGATCATGACAGTCTCCTCTGTGCGTGTGAACCGCTCGAAGACCGCCGCCCTGACGCCATGATCTTAGCCGCACACGCCCGCGCACTCCAAAAACAGCCGCGTGCCGCGCCCTGAGGGAAGGGGAGCGGCACGCGGCGCACAGGGAAGCATCGGCGGCAATCGGGGTCGGCGGCGGGCGGGGATCCTCTCTCCGCTTCTGGCGTTGCTTCCCGCCTACTCGGGAAAGGCCCGCCGCGTCCCCCGGGGCCATGGCCGCCGGGGATCAGGAAGGACTCCGTGATGAAAGCTCACGGAGCGTGGCAGTTCGGCCGGACAAGCCGGTGAGTCGTCAGGATCGCTTGCGCCGCGACGAGATCACGCACGCCGCCAGCATCAGCGCGCCCGAGCCGGGCGTGGGGATGATGAGGAAGGTGCTCGTCAACTGGGCGTTGTCGCCAGGCGTGAGCGTGAAGGCGTTGCGGATGCCGATCTCGCTCAGCACCGCCGGGCCGGTTTCGCCGATGAAACTCTGCGTCGGCAGGCCCGCTGTCAGCCCGGCGCCCGCGATAAACGCCTGCGGGCCGTCGTAGAGCGTGCGGACCGTTCCGCCGTCGACGAGCGCCTCATACAGCGAGGCGCCCGCGGAGTCGCGCAGCTCAGCGCCGTTGCCGGTGAAGTCGCCCACGCTGCCCGACAACGACCCGGTCATCGCGCTCGGCGCGCCGACCGGCGCCGCCGCCAACAGCACCTCGATGGAAAATGCCTGCGTCACACCCGTGAGATTGCGAAGGTTGATGTCGCTGAACACGAACGGGTCGGGATCGAGCTCGAGCTCCCACGAGCACTCCCAGTCGGCGCTCGCCCACGACCCGCTGATCCGGAACACATCGCCCGGGCTGCGGGTCATGCTCCACGACTGCGGCTGCGACTGGGCGCTCCACGACCTGTCACCCCAGCGGATGACCAGATCCCACGCCGAGCCGCCTGCGCCCGGCTCGCTGATGCCTGCGCTCGCGACGGGCGAGACGATCGCCGCCGACGCGAGCAGAATGATCGCGCGGATACCCATTCGAGTCTCCTCTTCTCCGTCCACGCGGTTCCCCGCGCGGCGGCGTTCGTTGTCGGTGGGCCACATCCAGGGGAACAACCCGGGGGCGGGGGAGTCGTCGTCGCGGGCCCTCGCGTCCGACGCGTTCAGGAAGGTGTCAACGCCGTCAGTTTTCCCGGCCCGATCGAGAACTCAAGTCTGGGGGAAACACCTGAACGAACTCTGCGCACGGTGAAGGAACGGGTATGCTCCCGCGATGTCGACCGCGAAACGCCTCGTCCCCTTCGGCACCACCATCTTCACCGAGATGACAGCGCTCGCGCAGAAGCATCAGGCCGTCAACCTCGGCCAGGGCTTCCCCGACTTCGAGGGCCCCTCGTTCGTCAAGGACGCCGCCGTCGACGCGCTGCGCACCAAGCCCAACCAGTACGCCCCCCTCGCCGGCGTGCCCGAACTCACCGGCGCGATCGCGTCGCTCTGGACGCGCGAGACCGGCCTCGCGTGCGACCCGCGCACGGATGTCACCGTCACCGCCGGCGCGACGGAAGCCATCGCCGCCGCGATGCTCGGGCTCGTGAACCCCGGCGACGAGGCGATCCTCTTCGAGCCCTACTACGACTCCTACCGCGCGTGCGTCGCGATGGCCGGTGGCACGCCCCGATTCGTCACGCTGCGCGCCCCCGACTTCCGCTTCGACGAAGCAGCGCTCCGCGCCGCGTTCACCGATCGCACGAAGCTCGTCCTCGTCAACACGCCGCACAACCCCACGGGGCGCGTCTTCTCGCGCGCCGAGCTCGAGCAGATCGCGCGCCTCTGCGTCGAGCACGACGCCATCGCGATCACCGACGAGGTCTACGAGCGCCTCGTCTTCGAGGGCGAGCACCTGCGCCTCGCGACGCTGCCCGGCATGGCCGAGCGCACGCTCACGATCTCATCGCTCGGCAAAACCTTCTCGCTCACCGGCTGGAAGACCGGCTGGTCGGTCGGGCCCGAGCCCCTCACCCGCGCCGTGCGCGCCGCGCACCAGTTCCTTACCTTCGCCGTCGCCACGCCCCTCCAGCGCGCCGCCGCCGTCGCGCTCGGATCGCCGCCGTCGTTCTACGACGAACTCAGCGCAACCTTCCGTGCCAAGCGCGACGCGCTCTGCGACGCGCTGCACACGATCGGCTTCCGAGTCAGCGTGCCGCAGGGCGGGTACTTCGTGATGGCCGACTTCTCGACGCTCGATCTCTCGCGCCTGGGCCTCGCGCAGGGCGCGGACGATGTCGCGTTCTGCAAAGCGCTGGTCGAGCGCGTCGGCGTCGCGGCCATCCCACCGAGTTTCTTCTACGAGCACAAGGCCGAAGGCCGCACCCTCGCCCGCTTCGCGTTCTGCAAACGCGACGAAACCATCACCGAAGCCGTGAAGCGCCTCACCGCGCTGCGCTAACTCTTCCCCTTCTTCCTGCTCCCTCCTCCCTATTCCCCGCTCCCTCTCCGCCTCGTGCCCCGTGCCCAATGCCTTCCCCAAAAAAACAGCCCCGGCGAGCGGTGCTCACCGGGGCCTGCAGTGCCTATCGAAACATAGGGGTCTGCCGGGCTGCGCATGCGCGAGCCCCGTCGGGTGCGTCAGTTGCGCAGCCCCTTGGTACAGTCATACTTCACTGGATCACCTCCTTCAGAAAGAGCCACGCCGGCCGTCGCGAGGGTGTACTCCCTCGCCGCCGGACTCCTTCTCCCAGGACCGTCGCCCTGGGCACATCGCCCGCGAGTGAATCGCGGTCGTCGCGGGGCGTTTCGCGCTGGTTCGGACGGGTTCTCCGACCGGCCGTTTCGCGAGCGCGCACCGCGATGTCAGCATGACATTTTTCGGCCAAAGTGCAAGGCAGGTTGCACAGAATCTGCGCGAAAAATCCGCGCCGAATCCCCCACCCTCACACACGCCCCGGCGACGCCGACACGCCCCGAACGCCCGCGGCCCACGACGCCGCGTACAGCAGCGTCAGCACGCCCACGATGCTCGCGCCCGGGGGAAGGTCCAGCTCGAAACTCAGCACCAAGCCCAGCGCCACGCCCAGCACCGCCGCCACGCCAGACACCACAAACACGGCGCCGAGTCTGCGGCTCAACCGCAGCGCGATCGCGCCCGGCAGCACCAGCAGCGCCGTCGCCAGAATCACCCCCGCCAGTTTCATCGCCGTCACGATCGCGACCGCCAGCAGCGTGAGCATCAGCACACGCACCGCGCCCGTGCGCACGCCCGCGCTCTGGGCGCCCGTCTCGTCGAACGCCCAGAACAGCAGGCGCCTCCTCGTGCACCACACCACGCCCAATGACGCCGCCGCCACGGCGCACGCGATCGCCGCGTCGGCGCGCGACACCGTGATGATCGAGCCGAACAGCAGCCCCTCCCAGCTCGGCGGCGCCCCCGCCCCGGGGTTCCGCGCGCGCAGCGCGAGCAGCATCGCCCCCAGCGCCATCGACGCGACCAGAAAGATCCCGATGATCGTGTCGGCGCGCGTCTCGCGGTTCCTCGACAAGTACGCCACGCCGATCGCCGACGCGACGCAGAACGCCGCCGTCGCGCCGAAGGTCGCCGCCGCGCCCAATCCCAGGAACGCCGCGAGCCCGACGCCCCCGAACGCCGCGTGGCTCACGCCCTGACCGATGAACGCCATCCGCTTGATCACCACGAACACCGACAGCGCCGCGCACAGCCCCGCGATCGCCAGGCCCGCCACCACGCCCGGCGCGAAGAGCCCGGCGCTTTCGCCCGTGAGCATCTCGATCGTGCGCATCAGACGCCCCCCCCACGCGACTCGCCGCGCCCGTGCGAACACCCACAGTCGTGCGACTTCGGCGCATCGTCCGGCATCGGGCACTCGCTCGCCGCGTGCGCGTGCAGGTGGACATCACCGAACACACCCTCCACACCGTGCGTGAACACCTCCGCCAGAACCTGCGGCGTCAGCCCGCCCGGCGCATCGTGGAAGTGCAGCGTCCTCGCCAGACACGCCACCCGGTCACACCCAGCCGCGATCGCGCGGATGTCGTGACTCACGATCACCACCGCGATGCTCGGCGCACGCTTCCGAAGCGTGTCGAGCAGTTCGGCGAACCGCGCCTGGCCCTCGGCGTCCACGCCCACCGTCGGCTCGTCGAGCAGCAGCAACTCCGCGCTCCGCGCGATCGCCCGCGCGATCAGCGTCCGCTGGATCTGGCCCCCCGACAGCGTGCCGATCTGCCTGTCGGCGAACGCCTCACCCCCCACCATCGACAGCGCCTCCGCCGCGCGACGCTTCGAGTCCCGCGAGACCCGCCTCCACCCCGGCTCGCGCAGGGCCGCGGCCAACTCAACCGCCTGCCTCGCGCTCACCGGGAAATCCAGTTCCGCCGAGACC
This Phycisphaeraceae bacterium DNA region includes the following protein-coding sequences:
- a CDS encoding STAS/SEC14 domain-containing protein, translating into MIEVLTSPGHVAAFRVTGTLTADEYQQIIDRVEGALRGHPRIGMYVDMIGFSDMTADAIAKRVRYGLSKLGEWNRFARAAVVTDKEWMRTLVEFADKVIPNIEIRAFEDGRRDEAMAWASDAG
- a CDS encoding metal ABC transporter permease; the protein is MRTIEMLTGESAGLFAPGVVAGLAIAGLCAALSVFVVIKRMAFIGQGVSHAAFGGVGLAAFLGLGAAATFGATAAFCVASAIGVAYLSRNRETRADTIIGIFLVASMALGAMLLALRARNPGAGAPPSWEGLLFGSIITVSRADAAIACAVAAASLGVVWCTRRRLLFWAFDETGAQSAGVRTGAVRVLMLTLLAVAIVTAMKLAGVILATALLVLPGAIALRLSRRLGAVFVVSGVAAVLGVALGLVLSFELDLPPGASIVGVLTLLYAASWAAGVRGVSASPGRV
- the mdh gene encoding malate dehydrogenase, which codes for MAQSAIRRPKISIIGAGNVGATCAHWAAAKELGDIVLLDIPDKEGVAKGKALDLACCGPIERFDSKITGTSDYKDIANSDIVVITAGLPRKPGMSRDDLINTNVKIVKSVSENIREFAPDSIVIVVANPLDAMVYTAWKVTGFPTHRIMGQAGALDVARYRAFLAMELGCSIEDISALLLGGHGDDMVPLPRFTSVHGIPIQMLLSEEKINACVERAKVGGGEVVKLMGTSAYYAPASGTIQMVEAILKDKKRILPVAAYCEREYRVGDKGKGYFVGVPAILGAKGVEKVLDLPLDAGESKLMDESVSHVKDLVKVVRDLFPELA
- a CDS encoding metal ABC transporter ATP-binding protein, encoding MPGPALVFENVSFAYPGASGGAPALRDISLRVEPGERLGVIGPNGGGKSTLLKLALGLLKPTAGRVETLGTEPADARRLGRVGALPQKVSAELDFPVSARQAVELAAALREPGWRRVSRDSKRRAAEALSMVGGEAFADRQIGTLSGGQIQRTLIARAIARSAELLLLDEPTVGVDAEGQARFAELLDTLRKRAPSIAVVIVSHDIRAIAAGCDRVACLARTLHFHDAPGGLTPQVLAEVFTHGVEGVFGDVHLHAHAASECPMPDDAPKSHDCGCSHGRGESRGGGV
- a CDS encoding aminotransferase class I/II-fold pyridoxal phosphate-dependent enzyme: MSTAKRLVPFGTTIFTEMTALAQKHQAVNLGQGFPDFEGPSFVKDAAVDALRTKPNQYAPLAGVPELTGAIASLWTRETGLACDPRTDVTVTAGATEAIAAAMLGLVNPGDEAILFEPYYDSYRACVAMAGGTPRFVTLRAPDFRFDEAALRAAFTDRTKLVLVNTPHNPTGRVFSRAELEQIARLCVEHDAIAITDEVYERLVFEGEHLRLATLPGMAERTLTISSLGKTFSLTGWKTGWSVGPEPLTRAVRAAHQFLTFAVATPLQRAAAVALGSPPSFYDELSATFRAKRDALCDALHTIGFRVSVPQGGYFVMADFSTLDLSRLGLAQGADDVAFCKALVERVGVAAIPPSFFYEHKAEGRTLARFAFCKRDETITEAVKRLTALR